In one window of Ruminococcus albus AD2013 DNA:
- a CDS encoding NAD-dependent epimerase/dehydratase family protein, with protein sequence MKLSDNRIMQEDVERASGADFIEWDKLKGKTILVTGATGLIGGQVVMTLLNANAERGLGLKVIAAVRNKEKAEKLFKYADKSALEFLVQDVTSPYNYDGGIDFIIHGASITSSKAFVDTPVETIFTALDGTKNLLELAKAKQVEGMVYLSSLEVYGVVDLSMESVDEKTFGSIDPMSVRSSYSEGKRIVETLCTSYAHEYGVPVKVARLCQSMGAGVGYNDGRVFAQFARAIIEGTDIVLMTDGSTERNYCYISDAVTGILTVLLKGDTAQAYNIANKDTLISIRGMAEMLIENYPESGTKLVFNIVEDVTKLGYNPKVKMNLATDKAESLGWKAETGLKEMFDRLIESMKIDR encoded by the coding sequence GGAGGACGTTGAGCGTGCTTCGGGTGCAGATTTTATTGAATGGGACAAGCTGAAAGGCAAGACTATACTTGTAACAGGTGCAACAGGTCTTATCGGCGGACAGGTAGTAATGACTCTGCTGAATGCCAATGCTGAGAGAGGTCTCGGGCTGAAAGTAATCGCGGCTGTGCGCAACAAGGAGAAGGCTGAAAAGCTGTTTAAATATGCTGACAAGTCGGCACTGGAATTTCTGGTGCAGGACGTAACTTCACCTTATAATTATGATGGCGGCATCGACTTCATCATTCACGGTGCGAGCATAACAAGCTCGAAGGCATTTGTTGATACCCCTGTGGAGACTATATTCACGGCGCTTGACGGCACAAAAAATCTGCTGGAGCTGGCAAAGGCTAAGCAGGTCGAGGGCATGGTATATCTGTCATCACTGGAGGTTTACGGCGTAGTTGACCTCAGCATGGAGAGTGTTGACGAAAAGACTTTCGGCAGCATTGACCCCATGAGTGTAAGAAGCAGTTATTCTGAGGGCAAGAGGATAGTGGAGACACTGTGTACATCTTACGCCCACGAATACGGCGTGCCTGTAAAGGTCGCAAGACTTTGCCAGAGCATGGGCGCAGGTGTGGGCTACAACGACGGCAGAGTATTTGCGCAGTTTGCAAGAGCAATAATCGAGGGAACAGACATTGTGCTGATGACAGACGGTTCCACCGAGAGAAATTACTGCTACATCAGCGATGCGGTAACAGGTATACTGACTGTTCTGCTGAAAGGCGATACTGCACAGGCTTACAACATCGCCAACAAGGACACCCTCATCAGCATACGCGGCATGGCTGAAATGCTTATCGAGAATTATCCCGAAAGCGGCACGAAGCTTGTCTTCAACATAGTTGAGGACGTAACAAAGCTGGGATACAATCCTAAGGTGAAGATGAATCTGGCAACAGACAAGGCTGAATCACTGGGCTGGAAAGCGGAGACAGGTCTGAAAGAGATGTTTGACAGACTTATCGAAAGCATGAAGATAGACCGCTGA
- a CDS encoding SGNH/GDSL hydrolase family protein has translation MKNKLALILALTICASAFAGCGGASSGESSKAADSSAEVAETADNSGDTIAEETASEKLLAEYPVNDGAYDFKQGATENMLARSLLNRGDTSRLAAKIQRAVDDPKAVTNICYLGDSITAGSGASGSAKQYTNLITAWWEENLSLYVLGTNAGIGATDSYLAVHRAYRDVPPESDIVFIEFINDQDSEFYQATMDSLVRYCLALENQPAVILIEPSTEGGGSPQSAHLKVAETYDLPMISYHDAIIPEIDAGNFAWKDTSNDNVHPNDAGHAVMAQCVLNLFDQVKDGLENESKEVTPFDPAAVESPTGDRFAGATLGSADTPELVEVVDAGTFTESAQFGNFSGGWGSTTGGSAVFKIKCKDLGILYHKNISGTFGKVAVKVDDNAAVIVDGDFPGGWGNYPKAEEIFSSDEAAEHTVKVEFINGDTAPDFEILGWMIS, from the coding sequence ATGAAAAATAAACTTGCACTCATACTTGCACTGACTATATGTGCATCAGCCTTTGCGGGCTGCGGCGGGGCTTCTTCGGGGGAGAGTTCAAAGGCGGCTGATAGTTCGGCTGAGGTCGCAGAAACTGCGGATAACAGTGGTGATACTATCGCGGAAGAAACAGCTTCGGAGAAGCTGTTGGCGGAGTACCCCGTAAATGACGGCGCTTACGACTTCAAACAGGGTGCCACTGAAAATATGCTGGCAAGGTCACTGCTGAACCGCGGGGATACCTCGCGGTTGGCGGCTAAGATACAGCGTGCGGTGGACGACCCGAAAGCTGTGACGAACATCTGCTACCTTGGAGATTCTATAACAGCGGGTTCCGGGGCTTCGGGTTCGGCAAAGCAGTACACAAACCTTATAACCGCATGGTGGGAGGAAAATCTCAGTCTTTATGTGCTGGGCACTAATGCGGGCATAGGTGCGACGGACTCCTACCTTGCGGTACACAGGGCGTACAGAGATGTTCCGCCTGAATCGGATATAGTATTTATCGAATTCATCAACGATCAGGACAGCGAGTTCTATCAGGCGACCATGGACAGCCTTGTAAGGTACTGTCTCGCACTGGAAAATCAGCCTGCGGTGATACTTATTGAACCATCTACAGAGGGCGGCGGTTCTCCGCAGAGTGCGCACCTTAAAGTCGCCGAGACTTATGATCTGCCCATGATATCATACCACGATGCAATAATACCCGAGATAGATGCGGGAAATTTTGCGTGGAAGGACACATCAAACGACAATGTACACCCCAACGATGCGGGTCATGCGGTGATGGCGCAGTGCGTGCTGAACCTCTTCGATCAGGTGAAAGACGGTCTTGAAAACGAAAGCAAGGAAGTCACCCCCTTTGATCCTGCGGCGGTGGAATCTCCTACGGGTGACAGGTTCGCAGGGGCGACTCTTGGTTCGGCGGACACTCCCGAGTTGGTAGAAGTTGTAGATGCGGGAACTTTCACCGAAAGTGCGCAGTTCGGGAATTTCAGCGGCGGCTGGGGTTCAACCACAGGCGGTTCGGCTGTTTTTAAGATAAAGTGTAAAGATCTGGGTATTCTTTATCACAAGAATATCAGCGGAACTTTCGGCAAGGTGGCAGTAAAGGTCGATGACAATGCGGCGGTCATCGTGGACGGTGATTTTCCCGGGGGCTGGGGAAATTATCCCAAGGCGGAGGAGATATTCTCTTCTGATGAAGCAGCGGAACACACTGTCAAGGTGGAGTTTATCAACGGCGACACTGCCCCGGATTTTGAAATACTGGGCTGGATGATAAGCTGA
- a CDS encoding efflux RND transporter periplasmic adaptor subunit, producing MNTLIHIKRIFCRTLPALFCAAAVLMTSGCYLLPDEEEAAIPPAVKASEVSYTTVTAKRKDIEKKIVSTGTVTAERKYDLSYEKQSGVILEFNVRAGDKVKKDDPICEIDTSDLDDQIAEKELYLQKAKLNVDMIWESGGTQAQIDSAYVDVQLIERELNKLRAKKEGSVLRSPIDGVVSQLADVRAGDNVSSGQTVATVIDTSALYIAVKPEDMTKFDIDTKVQIRINENYYDGVVFMNPSALAEYQEEVKASHDKEDKTGISYESDYIYVRFEGDIPPDALGQLADVILVLDRSENTIVISNNLIKKVDGEKVVYVLKDGEKTAVPVEVGLSTGSQSEIISGIEEGDELVLK from the coding sequence ATGAATACTCTTATACACATAAAAAGGATATTCTGCCGCACATTGCCCGCACTTTTCTGCGCGGCGGCGGTTCTTATGACATCGGGCTGCTATCTTCTTCCCGATGAGGAGGAAGCTGCCATTCCGCCCGCTGTAAAGGCAAGCGAGGTCAGCTATACCACCGTGACCGCCAAACGCAAGGATATCGAGAAAAAGATAGTCAGCACAGGTACCGTCACCGCTGAAAGAAAGTACGACCTCAGCTATGAAAAGCAAAGCGGAGTTATACTGGAATTCAATGTCCGTGCAGGAGATAAAGTCAAAAAGGACGACCCCATATGCGAGATAGATACCTCCGACCTTGATGACCAGATAGCTGAAAAGGAGCTGTATCTGCAAAAGGCAAAACTCAATGTGGATATGATATGGGAAAGCGGCGGTACTCAGGCGCAGATAGATTCTGCATATGTGGATGTACAGCTGATAGAGCGTGAACTTAACAAACTGCGTGCTAAAAAAGAAGGTTCTGTTCTCCGTTCTCCCATTGACGGTGTAGTATCTCAGCTTGCCGATGTACGTGCGGGAGATAACGTAAGTTCGGGTCAGACAGTTGCCACTGTCATAGATACCTCTGCGCTGTATATAGCTGTAAAGCCTGAGGATATGACAAAATTCGATATTGACACAAAGGTGCAGATACGTATAAACGAGAATTACTACGACGGCGTTGTTTTCATGAACCCATCTGCCCTTGCAGAATATCAGGAGGAAGTAAAAGCTTCCCACGACAAAGAGGACAAGACAGGTATCAGCTACGAATCGGACTACATCTATGTCCGCTTTGAGGGCGATATCCCTCCCGATGCGCTGGGTCAGCTTGCCGATGTGATACTCGTGCTGGACAGGTCTGAAAATACCATTGTGATATCCAATAACCTCATAAAAAAGGTGGACGGCGAAAAGGTGGTATACGTGCTGAAAGACGGCGAAAAAACTGCCGTTCCCGTAGAAGTCGGTCTTTCAACAGGCTCTCAGTCCGAGATAATATCGGGAATAGAAGAGGGCGACGAACTGGTGCTTAAATAA